Proteins encoded together in one Struthio camelus isolate bStrCam1 chromosome 19, bStrCam1.hap1, whole genome shotgun sequence window:
- the DDX5 gene encoding probable ATP-dependent RNA helicase DDX5 isoform X1 codes for MPGYSSDRDRGFGAPRFGGSRGGPLSGKKFGNPGEKLTKKKWNLDELPKFEKNFYQEHPDVVRRTVQEVEQYRSSKEVTVRGHNCPKPIINFYEANFPANVMEVIQRQNFTEPTAIQAQGWPVALSGLDMVGVAQTGSGKTLSYLLPAIVHINHQPFLERGDGPICLVLAPTRELAQQVQQVAAEYSRACRLKSTCIYGGAPKGPQIRDLERGVEICIATPGRLIDFLEAGKTNLRRCTYLVLDEADRMLDMGFEPQIRKIVDQIRPDRQTLMWSATWPKEVRQLAEDFLKEYVHINIGALELSANHNILQIVDVCHDVEKDDKLIRLMEEIMSEKENKTIVFVETKRRCDDLTRKMRRDGWPAMGIHGDKSQQERDWVLNEFKHGKAPILIATDVASRGLDVEDVKFVINYDYPNSSEDYIHRIGRTARSTKTGTAYTFFTPNNIKQVNDLISVLREANQAINPKLLQLIEDRGSGRSRGDRRDRYSAGKRGGFSSFRERENFERNYGALGKRDFGAKAQNGAFSAQSYSNGTPFGNGFAAAGMQAGFRAGNPAGAYQNGYDQQYGSNIANMHNGMNQQQYAYPATGAAPMIGYPMPASYSQ; via the exons ATGCCCGGGTATTCCAGCGACAGGGATAGAGG GTTTGGAGCCCCCCGTTTTGGAGGAAGTAGAGGTGGACCTCTGTCTGGAAAGAAATTTGGAAACCCTGGGGAGAAGCTTAcgaaaaagaaatggaatttaGATGAGCTGCCCAAATTTGAAAAGAACTTCTATCAAGAACATCCTGATGTAGTTAGACGTACTGTG CAAGAGGTTGAACAGTACAGATCAAGCAAAGAAGTCACAGTTAGGGGCCATAACTGTCCAAAACCAATTATAAACTTCTATGAAGCTAACTTTCCTG CAAATGTTATGGAAGTGATTCAGAGGCAGAACTTCACTGAACCAACTGCTATTCAAGCACAAGGATGGCCCGTTGCCTTGAGTGGACTGGATATGGTTGGAGTAGCGCAGACTGGATCAGGGAAAACACTGTCT TACTTGTTGCCTGCCATTGTGCATATAAATCATCAACCATTCCTAGAGCGAGGAGATGGACCTATA TGTCTTGTGCTGGCACCAACTCGTGAACTGGCTCAACAAGTGCAGCAGGTAGCTGCTGAATATAGTAGAGCGTGCCGTTTGAAGTCTACGTGTATTTATGGAGGTGCTCCAAAGGGACCACAAATTCGTGATTTAGAAAGAG GTGTGGAAATCTGCATTGCAACACCTGGGAGACTTATAGACTTCTTAGAAGCTGGAAAGACCAATCTCAGGAGGTGTACTTACCTTGTACTTGATGAAGCTGACCGAATGCTTGACATGGGATTTGAACCACAGATCAGAAAAATTGTAGATCAGATCAGA CCTGACAGGCAGACTCTGATGTGGAGTGCAACATGGCCAAAGGAAGTGAGACAGCTGGCTGAAGACTTCTTGAAAGAATATGTACACATCAACATTGGAGCATTAGAATTGAGTGCGAACCACAACATTCTTCAGATTGTGGATGTGTGTCATGATGTAGAGAAAGATGACAA GCTTATCCGCTTGATGGAAGAAATAATGagtgagaaggaaaataaaacaattgttTTTGTGGAAACCAAAAGACGATGCGATGATCTTACCAGGAAAATGAGGAGAGATGG GTGGCCAGCAATGGGTATCCATGGTGATAAAAGTCAGCAGGAGCGGGACTGGGTTCTAAATG AATTCAAACATGGAAAAGCACCAATCCTGATTGCTACAGATGTTGCATCCAGAGGTCTAG ATGTGGAAGATGTGAAATTTGTCATCAATTATGACTACCCTAACTCCTCAGAGGACTATATCCACCGAATTGGACGAACTGCCCGCAGTACCAAAACAGGCACAGCATACACATTCTTTACTCCTAACAATATTAAGCAAGTAAACGACCTCATCTCTGTGCTTCGGGAGGCTAATCAAGCCATCAACCCCAAATTGCTTCAGTTGATTGAAGACAGAGGTTCAG gTCGTTCCCGAGGTGATCGACGTGACAGATATTCTGCGGGCAAAAGGGGTGGATTTAGTAGTTTTAGAGAGAGGGAGAACTTTGAGAGAAATTATGGTGCACTAGGAAAGAGAGACTTCGGAGCAAAAGCTCAAAATGGGGCCTTCAGTGCCCAAAGCTACAGTAACGGAACTCCTTTTGgaaatggttttgcagctgcaGGCATGCAAGCTGGCTTCAGGGCTGGTAACCCTGCAGGAGCTTACCAGAATGGTTATGATCAGCAATATGGAAGTAACATTGCAAATATGCACAATGGCATGAACCAACAGCAGTATGCATATCctgccactggtgctgctcctaTGATAGGTTACCCAATGCCAGCAAGTTATTCTCAATAA
- the DDX5 gene encoding probable ATP-dependent RNA helicase DDX5 isoform X2 produces MPGFGAPRFGGSRGGPLSGKKFGNPGEKLTKKKWNLDELPKFEKNFYQEHPDVVRRTVQEVEQYRSSKEVTVRGHNCPKPIINFYEANFPANVMEVIQRQNFTEPTAIQAQGWPVALSGLDMVGVAQTGSGKTLSYLLPAIVHINHQPFLERGDGPICLVLAPTRELAQQVQQVAAEYSRACRLKSTCIYGGAPKGPQIRDLERGVEICIATPGRLIDFLEAGKTNLRRCTYLVLDEADRMLDMGFEPQIRKIVDQIRPDRQTLMWSATWPKEVRQLAEDFLKEYVHINIGALELSANHNILQIVDVCHDVEKDDKLIRLMEEIMSEKENKTIVFVETKRRCDDLTRKMRRDGWPAMGIHGDKSQQERDWVLNEFKHGKAPILIATDVASRGLDVEDVKFVINYDYPNSSEDYIHRIGRTARSTKTGTAYTFFTPNNIKQVNDLISVLREANQAINPKLLQLIEDRGSGRSRGDRRDRYSAGKRGGFSSFRERENFERNYGALGKRDFGAKAQNGAFSAQSYSNGTPFGNGFAAAGMQAGFRAGNPAGAYQNGYDQQYGSNIANMHNGMNQQQYAYPATGAAPMIGYPMPASYSQ; encoded by the exons ATGCCCGG GTTTGGAGCCCCCCGTTTTGGAGGAAGTAGAGGTGGACCTCTGTCTGGAAAGAAATTTGGAAACCCTGGGGAGAAGCTTAcgaaaaagaaatggaatttaGATGAGCTGCCCAAATTTGAAAAGAACTTCTATCAAGAACATCCTGATGTAGTTAGACGTACTGTG CAAGAGGTTGAACAGTACAGATCAAGCAAAGAAGTCACAGTTAGGGGCCATAACTGTCCAAAACCAATTATAAACTTCTATGAAGCTAACTTTCCTG CAAATGTTATGGAAGTGATTCAGAGGCAGAACTTCACTGAACCAACTGCTATTCAAGCACAAGGATGGCCCGTTGCCTTGAGTGGACTGGATATGGTTGGAGTAGCGCAGACTGGATCAGGGAAAACACTGTCT TACTTGTTGCCTGCCATTGTGCATATAAATCATCAACCATTCCTAGAGCGAGGAGATGGACCTATA TGTCTTGTGCTGGCACCAACTCGTGAACTGGCTCAACAAGTGCAGCAGGTAGCTGCTGAATATAGTAGAGCGTGCCGTTTGAAGTCTACGTGTATTTATGGAGGTGCTCCAAAGGGACCACAAATTCGTGATTTAGAAAGAG GTGTGGAAATCTGCATTGCAACACCTGGGAGACTTATAGACTTCTTAGAAGCTGGAAAGACCAATCTCAGGAGGTGTACTTACCTTGTACTTGATGAAGCTGACCGAATGCTTGACATGGGATTTGAACCACAGATCAGAAAAATTGTAGATCAGATCAGA CCTGACAGGCAGACTCTGATGTGGAGTGCAACATGGCCAAAGGAAGTGAGACAGCTGGCTGAAGACTTCTTGAAAGAATATGTACACATCAACATTGGAGCATTAGAATTGAGTGCGAACCACAACATTCTTCAGATTGTGGATGTGTGTCATGATGTAGAGAAAGATGACAA GCTTATCCGCTTGATGGAAGAAATAATGagtgagaaggaaaataaaacaattgttTTTGTGGAAACCAAAAGACGATGCGATGATCTTACCAGGAAAATGAGGAGAGATGG GTGGCCAGCAATGGGTATCCATGGTGATAAAAGTCAGCAGGAGCGGGACTGGGTTCTAAATG AATTCAAACATGGAAAAGCACCAATCCTGATTGCTACAGATGTTGCATCCAGAGGTCTAG ATGTGGAAGATGTGAAATTTGTCATCAATTATGACTACCCTAACTCCTCAGAGGACTATATCCACCGAATTGGACGAACTGCCCGCAGTACCAAAACAGGCACAGCATACACATTCTTTACTCCTAACAATATTAAGCAAGTAAACGACCTCATCTCTGTGCTTCGGGAGGCTAATCAAGCCATCAACCCCAAATTGCTTCAGTTGATTGAAGACAGAGGTTCAG gTCGTTCCCGAGGTGATCGACGTGACAGATATTCTGCGGGCAAAAGGGGTGGATTTAGTAGTTTTAGAGAGAGGGAGAACTTTGAGAGAAATTATGGTGCACTAGGAAAGAGAGACTTCGGAGCAAAAGCTCAAAATGGGGCCTTCAGTGCCCAAAGCTACAGTAACGGAACTCCTTTTGgaaatggttttgcagctgcaGGCATGCAAGCTGGCTTCAGGGCTGGTAACCCTGCAGGAGCTTACCAGAATGGTTATGATCAGCAATATGGAAGTAACATTGCAAATATGCACAATGGCATGAACCAACAGCAGTATGCATATCctgccactggtgctgctcctaTGATAGGTTACCCAATGCCAGCAAGTTATTCTCAATAA
- the POLG2 gene encoding DNA polymerase subunit gamma-2 isoform X1 — protein MNGLCALAQYVNCLELVNKRLPCGLAQIGVCFHSIPESEQYNENLSRIGERTTSSLVWFSSARTAGQWLDYWLRQRLQWWRKFAIGPSNFSSSDFQDEEGRRGFNLYYGFPWGKEAIETLTNLGDTELLQMYPGNKSKLLGRDGRKNVIPHVLSVSGNLDRGALAYLFDSLQLVENPLMKKKNSQRKVLKLHPCLAPIKVALDVGKGPTTELRQVCQGLFNELSENRISVWPGYLETMQISLEQLYTKYDEMSVLFTVLITDATLENGVVQLRSRDTTMKEMMHISRLKDFLAKSLLCGNADSQPQDWNICLQLAGQRLKLQLAGEEVGASLQLPVVATCSPAQNPLIAVPTAVRWEEGDKESRRCS, from the exons ATGAATGGCCTGT GTGCTTTAGCACAGTACGTTAACTGTTTAGAGTTGGTAAACAAGAGACTGCCTTGTGGCCTTGCTCAAATTGGAGTATGTTTTCACTCTATTCCAGAAAGTGAGCAATACAATGAAAACCTCAGCAG AATAGGCGAAAGGACCACGTCTTCCCTTGTATGGTTTAGCTCTGCCAGAACTGCCGGACAATGGCTTGATTACTGGTTACGTCAGAGACTCCAATGGTGGAGAAAG tttgcaaTAGGCCCGTCTAACTTCAGCAGCAGTGACTTTCAGgatgaagaaggaagaagaggatttAACTTATACTATGGCTTTCCTTGGGGGAAGGAAGCAATAGAAACATTGACAAATCTCGGCGATACTGAGCTGTTACAAATGTATCCAGGGAATAAATCAAAATTACTT ggCCGAGACGGAAGGAAGAATGTTATTCCTCATGTTTTGTCTGTGAGTGGAAACCTGGACCGAGGAGCATTAGCGTATCTCTTTGATTCTCTACAGCTAGTTGAGAATccattaatgaaaaagaaaaattcacagaGGAAG GTACTTAAGCTTCACCCTTGTTTAGCACCTATTAAAGTGGCCTTGGATGTAGGAAAAGGTCCAACCACAGAGCTGAGACAG gtTTGTCAAGGATTATTCAATGAACTATCggaaaacagaatttctgtatGGCCAGGATATCTTGAAACCATGCAGATATCTCTGGAACAGCTTTATACAAA GTATGATGAGATGAGCGTTCTCTTCACTGTCTTGATAACTGATGCCACTCTGGAGAACGGAGTGGTCCAGCTGAGAAGCAGAGACACCACCATGAAGGAAATGATGCACATTTCTAGGCTGAAGGACTTTTTAGCTAA ATCGCTACTATGTGGAAACGCTGACAGTCAACCACAAGACTGGAACATTTGCCTGCAGCTAGCAGGCCAACGTTTAaaactgcagctggcaggagaagAAGTGGGAGCATCCTTGCAGTTGCCTGTGGTGGCAACCTGTTCTCCGGCACAAAACCCCCTGATAGCTGTGCCCACGGCGGTGCGGTGGGAAGAAGGAGATAAAGAGTCCCGAAGATGCTCTTAG
- the POLG2 gene encoding DNA polymerase subunit gamma-2 isoform X2 — protein MNGLCALAQYVNCLELVNKRLPCGLAQIGVCFHSIPESEQYNENLSRIGERTTSSLVWFSSARTAGQWLDYWLRQRLQWWRKFAIGPSNFSSSDFQDEEGRRGFNLYYGFPWGKEAIETLTNLGDTELLQMYPGNKSKLLGRDGRKNVIPHVLSVSGNLDRGALAYLFDSLQLVENPLMKKKNSQRKVLKLHPCLAPIKVALDVGKGPTTELRQVCQGLFNELSENRISVWPGYLETMQISLEQLYTKYDEMSVLFTVLITDATLENGVVQLRSRDTTMKEMMHISRLKDFLAKLTVVNRTNYSGERKLHAATAEGSVLQPVI, from the exons ATGAATGGCCTGT GTGCTTTAGCACAGTACGTTAACTGTTTAGAGTTGGTAAACAAGAGACTGCCTTGTGGCCTTGCTCAAATTGGAGTATGTTTTCACTCTATTCCAGAAAGTGAGCAATACAATGAAAACCTCAGCAG AATAGGCGAAAGGACCACGTCTTCCCTTGTATGGTTTAGCTCTGCCAGAACTGCCGGACAATGGCTTGATTACTGGTTACGTCAGAGACTCCAATGGTGGAGAAAG tttgcaaTAGGCCCGTCTAACTTCAGCAGCAGTGACTTTCAGgatgaagaaggaagaagaggatttAACTTATACTATGGCTTTCCTTGGGGGAAGGAAGCAATAGAAACATTGACAAATCTCGGCGATACTGAGCTGTTACAAATGTATCCAGGGAATAAATCAAAATTACTT ggCCGAGACGGAAGGAAGAATGTTATTCCTCATGTTTTGTCTGTGAGTGGAAACCTGGACCGAGGAGCATTAGCGTATCTCTTTGATTCTCTACAGCTAGTTGAGAATccattaatgaaaaagaaaaattcacagaGGAAG GTACTTAAGCTTCACCCTTGTTTAGCACCTATTAAAGTGGCCTTGGATGTAGGAAAAGGTCCAACCACAGAGCTGAGACAG gtTTGTCAAGGATTATTCAATGAACTATCggaaaacagaatttctgtatGGCCAGGATATCTTGAAACCATGCAGATATCTCTGGAACAGCTTTATACAAA GTATGATGAGATGAGCGTTCTCTTCACTGTCTTGATAACTGATGCCACTCTGGAGAACGGAGTGGTCCAGCTGAGAAGCAGAGACACCACCATGAAGGAAATGATGCACATTTCTAGGCTGAAGGACTTTTTAGCTAA ATTAACTGTGGTTAATAGAACTAACTACTCAGGAGAGCGCAAACTGCACGCTGCCACAGCAGAAGGGAGTGTGCTGCAGCCAGTGATCTAA
- the MILR1 gene encoding allergin-1 isoform X1, translating into MLFLTVLLFSYTRVSQQIQGSTAEGREMISNPMLRHVQGTLEVVMNQNVSLSCHSESGPPPVRYTLFKGNQVIATLNRTGLTPVLFNLTINSASDVGEYKCKAEHRTPNDGKYSKSLNFRLIEPVSKPVLSSPSPQAKKGQNVTLSCFSENGSLPITYIFFREKKSMSRPMKMQKKEAAMFFLFINSSSDFGTYKCRAENSFPNNTKYSNSFNFTLAEERSSSQPLLISLGLILLLLTIGFALAIPFFIIPSCKAKKNKSVRSSTGLISTTNAEDTESYVIYTEIEYVKPEEEYANFTVFRKENEEAEKRTCGTVYSKVIIRDGVQAGPLRSPEWHQLSRQ; encoded by the exons ATGTTGTTTCTCACAGTTCTACTGTTTTCCTACA ctCGAGTCTCTCAGCAGATTCAGGGATCGACTGCAGAAGGCAGAG AAATGATCTCCAACCCCATGCTCAGGCATGTTCAGGGCACTTTGGAAGTAGTGATGAACCAGAATGTGAGCCTCTCCTGTCACTCAGAGTCTGGACCTCCACCTGTCAGATACACGCTGTTTAAAGGAAATCAGGTGATAGCCACACTGAATAGGACAGGCTTGACGCCAGTTTTGTTTAACCTGACTATCAACTCTGCCAGTGATGTGGGTGAATACAAATGCAAAGCTGAGCATAGAACCCCAAATGATGGAAAATACAGCAAAAGTCTCAACTTCAGACTTATAG AGCCAGTTTCCAAACCAGTGTTAAGCTCACCCAGCCCTCAAGCAAAGAAAGGACAGAACGTGACGCTGTCTTGTTTCTCAGAAAATGGTTCTCTTCCTATCACATACatattcttcagagaaaaaaagagcatgtcTCGCCCCATGAAgatgcagaagaaggaagcagctatgttttttctgtttatcaATTCATCTAGTGACTTTGGAACCTATAAATGCAGAGCTGAAAACAGCTTTCCCAATAACACAAAATACAGCAACTCTTTCAACTTTACATTAGCAG aagAGAGGAGCAGTTCTCAACCATTGCTCATTTCTCTTGGGCTGATCCTGCTGTTGTTAACAATAGGATTTGCTCTGGCAATCCCATTTTTCATTATTCCTTCATGTAAAGCAA aaaaaaataagtctGTTAGGTCCTCAACTGGCCTTATTTCAACAACGAATGCAGAAGACACAGAAAGCTATGTCATATACACAGAGATCG AGTACGTTAAACCCGAAGAAGAGTACGCCAACTTTACcgtttttagaaaggaaaatgaagaag CAGAGAAGAGGACCTGTGGTACAGTCTATTCAAAGGTCATCATAAGAGATGGAGTACAAG CTGGACCACTCCGTTCTCCAGAGTGGCATCAGTTATCAAGACAGTGA
- the MILR1 gene encoding allergin-1 isoform X2, with protein MLFLTVLLFSYTRVSQQIQGSTAEGREMISNPMLRHVQGTLEVVMNQNVSLSCHSESGPPPVRYTLFKGNQVIATLNRTGLTPVLFNLTINSASDVGEYKCKAEHRTPNDGKYSKSLNFRLIEPVSKPVLSSPSPQAKKGQNVTLSCFSENGSLPITYIFFREKKSMSRPMKMQKKEAAMFFLFINSSSDFGTYKCRAENSFPNNTKYSNSFNFTLAEKNKSVRSSTGLISTTNAEDTESYVIYTEIEYVKPEEEYANFTVFRKENEEAEKRTCGTVYSKVIIRDGVQAGPLRSPEWHQLSRQ; from the exons ATGTTGTTTCTCACAGTTCTACTGTTTTCCTACA ctCGAGTCTCTCAGCAGATTCAGGGATCGACTGCAGAAGGCAGAG AAATGATCTCCAACCCCATGCTCAGGCATGTTCAGGGCACTTTGGAAGTAGTGATGAACCAGAATGTGAGCCTCTCCTGTCACTCAGAGTCTGGACCTCCACCTGTCAGATACACGCTGTTTAAAGGAAATCAGGTGATAGCCACACTGAATAGGACAGGCTTGACGCCAGTTTTGTTTAACCTGACTATCAACTCTGCCAGTGATGTGGGTGAATACAAATGCAAAGCTGAGCATAGAACCCCAAATGATGGAAAATACAGCAAAAGTCTCAACTTCAGACTTATAG AGCCAGTTTCCAAACCAGTGTTAAGCTCACCCAGCCCTCAAGCAAAGAAAGGACAGAACGTGACGCTGTCTTGTTTCTCAGAAAATGGTTCTCTTCCTATCACATACatattcttcagagaaaaaaagagcatgtcTCGCCCCATGAAgatgcagaagaaggaagcagctatgttttttctgtttatcaATTCATCTAGTGACTTTGGAACCTATAAATGCAGAGCTGAAAACAGCTTTCCCAATAACACAAAATACAGCAACTCTTTCAACTTTACATTAGCAG aaaaaaataagtctGTTAGGTCCTCAACTGGCCTTATTTCAACAACGAATGCAGAAGACACAGAAAGCTATGTCATATACACAGAGATCG AGTACGTTAAACCCGAAGAAGAGTACGCCAACTTTACcgtttttagaaaggaaaatgaagaag CAGAGAAGAGGACCTGTGGTACAGTCTATTCAAAGGTCATCATAAGAGATGGAGTACAAG CTGGACCACTCCGTTCTCCAGAGTGGCATCAGTTATCAAGACAGTGA